One window from the genome of Malus domestica chromosome 01, GDT2T_hap1 encodes:
- the LOC103408485 gene encoding probable trehalose-phosphate phosphatase J isoform X1, with the protein MTKQNVVVSEADAEIMNMAISVAVANSSLFTAVAEKPPVGPPGYISISRKRFMNLKNLDSFNGAERMNSWVDSMRASSPTHIKSSSFLKENWILQHPSALDMFEQIIDASKGKQIVMFLDYDGTLSPIVEDPDRAFMSDAMRKTVKKVARCFPTAIVSGRCRDKVYKFVRLAELYYAGSHGMDIKGPAKGSKYMKVSQGVLCQPASEFLPMIDEVYRLLVDKTKSTPGAKVENNKFCLSVHFRCVDEKKWNELFLQVRSILKEYSMLKLTQGRKVLEIRPTIKWDKGKALEFLLESLGYANCTDVFPVYIGDDRTDEDAFKVLRERGQGFGILVSKGPKETNATYSLQEPAEVMDFLQRLVEWKRQSVRAHANP; encoded by the exons ATGACGAAGCAGAATGTGGTAGTTTCCGAAGCCGATGCCGAAATCATGAATATGGCGATATCGGTGGCCGTCGCCAACTCTTCCCTTTTCACGGCGGTGGCGGAAAAGCCTCCGGTGGGACCTCCAGGGTACATCTCCATTTCGAGAAAGAGGTTCATGAACTTGAAGAACCTAGACAGTTTCAATGGAGCTGAAAGAATGAACTCTTGGGTGGACTCAATGAGAGCTTCTTCTCCCACTCATATAAAGTCCTCATCTTTTCTCAAAGAAAACTGGATT CTTCAGCACCCATCGGCCTTGGACATGTTTGAGCAGATTATCGATGCTTCGAAAGGGAAGCAAATAGTTATGTTTTTGGACTATGACGGCACACTGTCACCCATAGTTGAAGACCCAGATCGAGCTTTCATGTCTGATGCA ATGAGAAAGACAGTGAAGAAAGTTGCTAGATGTTTTCCCACTGCCATAGTGAGTGGAAGATGCAGAGATAAG GTTTACAAATTTGTAAGGTTGGCAGAGCTGTACTATGCTGGTAGCCATGGAATGGACATTAAAGGTCCAGCGAAAGGTTCCAAATACATGAAA GTTAGTCAAGGTGTTCTTTGCCAACCAGCAAGTGAGTTCCTTCCAATGATTGATGAGGTTTACAGACTGCTTGTTGACAAGACCAAATCGACTCCTGGAGCCAAAGTGGAGAACAACAAGTTCTGCCTCTCTGTGCACTTTCGATGTGTTGATGAAAAG AAATGGAATGAACTGTTCCTGCAAGTTAGATCAATTCTGAAGGAGTATTCAATGCTCAAACTTACCCAAGGAAGAAAG GTCTTAGAAATCCGTCCAACCATCAAATGGGACAAAGGGAAGGCTCTTGAATTTCTACTAGAGTCACTTG GATATGCCAATTGCACCGATGTATTTCCTGTATATATTGGAGATGATCGAACGGATGAGGATGCATTCAAGGTATTAAGAGAAAGAGGACAAGGTTTTGGCATTTTGGTGTCAAAAGGTCCTAAGGAAACCAACGCAACTTATTCTTTACAAGAACCAGCTGAG gtTATGGACTTTCTTCAGAGATTGGTTGAGTGGAAACGACAATCAGTACGGGCCCATGCTAATCCATAA
- the LOC103408485 gene encoding probable trehalose-phosphate phosphatase J isoform X2 has translation MTKQNVVVSEADAEIMNMAISVAVANSSLFTAVAEKPPVGPPGYISISRKRFMNLKNLDSFNGAERMNSWVDSMRASSPTHIKSSSFLKENWILQHPSALDMFEQIIDASKGKQIVMFLDYDGTLSPIVEDPDRAFMSDAMRKTVKKVARCFPTAIVSGRCRDKVYKFVRLAELYYAGSHGMDIKGPAKGSKYMKVSQGVLCQPASEFLPMIDEVYRLLVDKTKSTPGAKVENNKFCLSVHFRCVDEKKWNELFLQVRSILKEYSMLKLTQGRKVLEIRPTIKWDKGKALEFLLESLGYANCTDVFPVYIGDDRTDEDAFKVLRERGQGFGILVSKGPKETNATYSLQEPAERLVEWKRQSVRAHANP, from the exons ATGACGAAGCAGAATGTGGTAGTTTCCGAAGCCGATGCCGAAATCATGAATATGGCGATATCGGTGGCCGTCGCCAACTCTTCCCTTTTCACGGCGGTGGCGGAAAAGCCTCCGGTGGGACCTCCAGGGTACATCTCCATTTCGAGAAAGAGGTTCATGAACTTGAAGAACCTAGACAGTTTCAATGGAGCTGAAAGAATGAACTCTTGGGTGGACTCAATGAGAGCTTCTTCTCCCACTCATATAAAGTCCTCATCTTTTCTCAAAGAAAACTGGATT CTTCAGCACCCATCGGCCTTGGACATGTTTGAGCAGATTATCGATGCTTCGAAAGGGAAGCAAATAGTTATGTTTTTGGACTATGACGGCACACTGTCACCCATAGTTGAAGACCCAGATCGAGCTTTCATGTCTGATGCA ATGAGAAAGACAGTGAAGAAAGTTGCTAGATGTTTTCCCACTGCCATAGTGAGTGGAAGATGCAGAGATAAG GTTTACAAATTTGTAAGGTTGGCAGAGCTGTACTATGCTGGTAGCCATGGAATGGACATTAAAGGTCCAGCGAAAGGTTCCAAATACATGAAA GTTAGTCAAGGTGTTCTTTGCCAACCAGCAAGTGAGTTCCTTCCAATGATTGATGAGGTTTACAGACTGCTTGTTGACAAGACCAAATCGACTCCTGGAGCCAAAGTGGAGAACAACAAGTTCTGCCTCTCTGTGCACTTTCGATGTGTTGATGAAAAG AAATGGAATGAACTGTTCCTGCAAGTTAGATCAATTCTGAAGGAGTATTCAATGCTCAAACTTACCCAAGGAAGAAAG GTCTTAGAAATCCGTCCAACCATCAAATGGGACAAAGGGAAGGCTCTTGAATTTCTACTAGAGTCACTTG GATATGCCAATTGCACCGATGTATTTCCTGTATATATTGGAGATGATCGAACGGATGAGGATGCATTCAAGGTATTAAGAGAAAGAGGACAAGGTTTTGGCATTTTGGTGTCAAAAGGTCCTAAGGAAACCAACGCAACTTATTCTTTACAAGAACCAGCTGAG AGATTGGTTGAGTGGAAACGACAATCAGTACGGGCCCATGCTAATCCATAA